One stretch of Diabrotica undecimpunctata isolate CICGRU chromosome 5, icDiaUnde3, whole genome shotgun sequence DNA includes these proteins:
- the LOC140440648 gene encoding uncharacterized protein, which translates to MYPRKKMNHIVCPLCEQETNCETHEKLRKHLNDHHQVSNELTTFEFSSKQEYETWKDMQKIETSYTMSRVTKRNDYKILYYECKRSNINGYKPNYKIRTEKSGGSIKIKGVCPSRLLCTLRDQGQVSISYWKTHSGHKEELRTMRPSKAQEKTIVEKLRSGVSPSRILDDSRKLETPKLERLALLTSQDITNLSRKYNIHKRRDQSDMGATALKVQEWNANNKNYAFLFKKEDDAARCLGENSIIKSSHEEEINEFITKKLEQRNVIQENTIQQRLQDIKHLKNVMDSLVDLDDESYTQLKEKIMTDVEEAKCKAKEKFQEATKDITKKRKMEKQQYFPSNKKRN; encoded by the exons ATGTATCCAAGAAAAAAAATGAATCATATAGTTTGTCCGTTATGTGAGCAAGAAACTAATTGTGAAACTCATGAGAAGTTACGAAAACATCTCAATGACCACCACCAGGTGAGTAATGAACTAACAACTTTTGAATTTTCTAGTAAACAAGAATATGAGACATGGAAAGATATGCAGAAAATTGAGACAAGTTATACAATGAGTAGAGTGACTAAGAGAAATGATTATAAGATATTATACTATGAGTGTAAAAGAAGTAATATCAACG GATATAAGCCCAACTATAAAATTAGGACAGAGAAATCTGGtggatcaattaaaattaaaggagtGTGCCCTTCCAGGCTGCTCTGTACACTGAGAGATCAAGGCCAAGTTTCTATCAGTTATTGGAAAACACATTCTGGACATAAAGAAGAATTAAGAACCATGCGTCCCTCAAAAGCACAAGAAAAAACGATTGTAGAGAAGTTAAGGTCTGGGGTGTCACCCAGCAGAATTTTAGATGATTCAAGAAAATTGGAAACACCAAAACTAGAAAGACTTGCCCTATTAACAAGTCAAGACATCACAAATTTGTCCAGAAAGTATAATATACACAAAAGACGGGATCAAAGTGATATGGGAGCAACAGCCTTAAAGGTTCAGGAATGGAATGCTAACAACAAGAATTATGCTTTCTTATTCAAGAAAGAAG ATGATGCTGCAAGGTGTTTGGGAGAAAATTCAATTATCAAATCAAGTCATGAGGAGGAAATTAATGAATTTATCACAAAGAAGCTGGAACAGAGAAATGTGATCCAGGAAAACACCATCCAACAACGTCTTCAAGACATAAAACACTTGAAAAATGTAATGGACAGCTTAGTTGACTTAGATGATGAAAGTTATacacaattaaaagaaaaaattatgacagatgttgaagaagcAAAGTGTAAGGCGAAGGAAAAATTTCAGGAAGCCACTAAGGATATTACAAAGAagcgaaaaatggaaaagcagcAATATTTCCCttccaataaaaaaagaaactga